A single window of Flavobacteriales bacterium DNA harbors:
- a CDS encoding aminotransferase class I/II-fold pyridoxal phosphate-dependent enzyme — protein MQVPASIVRKLEMRQQEDAFRVLRVQDPGRIDFSSNDYLGIVRSGTLKPQEGLATGATGSRLLTGHAVLCDTVEAQIAVFHKAESALIFNSGYAANLGLIASVPQREDTLLYDERCHASIRDGVRLSLARSYSFRHNDVENLRQKIRNASGAVYIVVESVYSMDGDRAPLTELTDVCLETGAHLIVDEAHATGLFGEKGEGMVVEMGLEQEVFCRVHTFGKSLGCMGAAVVGPLQLREYLINFARPLIYTTALPPVAVDIIRQSYALFPGMMKERDDIASLTTYLYNALVSRFGGRVTGKHGPILSLQVPGNAEVKKWCAVLQQEGMDIRPILSPTVARGTERIRICIHAYNTSGDADLLLSVLDGMA, from the coding sequence ATGCAGGTACCGGCCTCCATCGTACGCAAGTTGGAGATGCGCCAGCAGGAAGACGCCTTTCGTGTTCTCCGGGTGCAAGACCCCGGCCGGATCGATTTTTCATCCAACGACTACCTGGGAATTGTCAGAAGTGGTACCCTGAAACCACAAGAGGGGCTGGCCACAGGTGCTACGGGTTCACGGCTGCTTACCGGTCATGCCGTTCTTTGTGATACGGTTGAAGCGCAAATCGCCGTCTTTCACAAAGCAGAATCCGCCCTGATTTTCAACAGTGGGTACGCCGCCAACCTCGGACTGATCGCGAGTGTCCCTCAGCGTGAAGACACCCTGCTGTACGATGAACGTTGTCATGCCTCCATTCGTGATGGTGTTCGGCTGAGCCTGGCCAGATCCTATTCATTCCGTCACAATGATGTGGAAAACCTGAGGCAGAAAATCAGGAATGCATCCGGAGCTGTATACATCGTTGTGGAGTCGGTTTACTCAATGGATGGTGACCGGGCACCACTGACGGAACTGACAGACGTTTGCCTGGAGACGGGTGCGCATCTTATCGTGGATGAAGCCCACGCCACCGGTCTTTTCGGTGAAAAAGGGGAGGGGATGGTGGTTGAAATGGGATTGGAACAGGAGGTGTTCTGTCGCGTACATACGTTCGGTAAATCCCTCGGATGCATGGGTGCGGCTGTGGTCGGGCCACTGCAATTGCGCGAATACCTGATTAATTTCGCCCGACCACTTATATATACCACAGCCCTACCTCCGGTGGCCGTTGACATCATCCGCCAATCGTACGCATTGTTTCCCGGGATGATGAAAGAACGTGATGATATCGCATCCCTAACTACCTACCTGTACAACGCATTGGTCAGTCGGTTCGGTGGCAGGGTCACCGGCAAGCATGGCCCCATCCTGTCTTTGCAGGTGCCCGGAAATGCAGAAGTGAAAAAATGGTGTGCTGTTTTGCAGCAGGAAGGAATGGATATTCGTCCCATTTTAAGTCCGACCGTGGCAAGAGGCACCGAACGCATCCGCATCTGCATACATGCCTACAACACATCGGGAGATGCCGATCTTTTGCTGTCTGTTCTTGACGGCATGGCATGA
- the bioB gene encoding biotin synthase BioB — MNQDIRHNWTREEIRAIYDKPLMELLYDAATMHRRYHDPLEVQVSSLLSVKTGGCPEDCAYCPQAARYNTGLEAHKLMPVETVVNFASKAKESGASRVCLGAAWREVRNNKDFDNVLEMVRGITAMDMEVCCTMGMITEEQAERLADAGLYAYNHNVDTSSDHYESIITTRKYEDRLDTLNHVRKAKISVCSGGIIGMGESTDDRMGMLLTLANLEKHPESVPINALVPVQGTPLENQPLVPIWDMVRMIATARVVMPASLVRLSAGRTQMSQEGQALCFAAGANSIFAGDKLLTTPNPAFSEDMQLFAALGLKPREAFKEVKAEGALVS, encoded by the coding sequence ATGAACCAAGATATCCGCCACAACTGGACCCGTGAAGAGATTCGGGCGATATACGACAAACCCCTGATGGAACTGCTGTATGATGCAGCTACCATGCATCGCAGGTACCATGACCCACTTGAGGTGCAGGTGAGTTCCCTGCTCAGCGTTAAAACCGGCGGATGTCCGGAAGACTGCGCGTATTGCCCACAAGCCGCCCGCTACAACACAGGCCTGGAAGCACATAAGTTGATGCCGGTGGAGACGGTGGTTAATTTTGCTTCCAAAGCGAAGGAGAGCGGGGCTTCCAGGGTTTGCCTCGGAGCTGCATGGAGGGAAGTGCGCAACAACAAGGATTTCGACAACGTGCTGGAAATGGTACGTGGTATCACCGCCATGGACATGGAGGTATGCTGCACCATGGGGATGATCACAGAGGAGCAGGCGGAGCGTCTGGCAGATGCCGGGTTGTATGCCTACAACCACAATGTGGACACCAGCAGTGACCACTATGAAAGCATCATCACCACCCGCAAATATGAAGACCGGCTCGACACGCTGAACCATGTGCGCAAAGCCAAAATATCGGTTTGTTCGGGAGGCATCATCGGCATGGGAGAAAGCACAGATGATCGCATGGGCATGCTGCTGACCCTGGCCAACCTGGAGAAACACCCTGAATCAGTACCCATCAATGCCCTTGTTCCCGTGCAGGGTACGCCGCTGGAAAACCAACCGTTGGTGCCCATCTGGGACATGGTTCGCATGATTGCAACCGCCCGTGTGGTGATGCCCGCATCTTTGGTTCGCCTGTCTGCAGGCCGCACGCAGATGAGTCAGGAAGGACAAGCACTTTGTTTTGCGGCCGGTGCCAACAGCATCTTCGCCGGAGATAAACTGCTTACCACACCGAACCCCGCCTTCTCGGAAGACATGCAGTTGTTTGCTGCGTTGGGTCTGAAACCCAGGGAAGCATTCAAAGAAGTAAAAGCCGAAGGCGCCCTGGTGTCCTGA
- a CDS encoding competence/damage-inducible protein A — MKAEIITIGDEILIGQIVDTNSAWMSSRLNGIGVKVAQITSISDRREHILEALKEAEGRADVILITGGLGPTPDDLTKDVLAEYFQTHLVRNDEAYRQLEGFFKSRNREMSALNARQADLPANCTMLPNPNGTAPGMQFEERGKVFVSMPGVPFEMKAMMDDHVLPWLKNKYVLPFILHRTILTQGIAESTLYEMIASWEEALPDSVRLAYLPSAGMVRLRLTATGEEKTCKELIAKEEEKLRKLIPQYIYGADDETLESVIGRLLLERNATMAIAESCTGGYIAHRITSIPGSSAYFLGGVVSYANEVKTSLLGVDAGSLRTHGAVSEDVVLQMAAGARKATGANYAVATSGVAGPDGGTEEKPVGLVWIAVAGPTFTEAKQFRFVKDRMRNIELATQTALGWLRRKLEESPH; from the coding sequence ATGAAAGCAGAAATCATAACCATAGGTGATGAGATCCTGATCGGACAGATCGTGGATACCAATTCCGCCTGGATGTCTTCCAGGTTGAACGGGATAGGGGTGAAGGTGGCACAGATCACATCTATTTCCGACCGCCGTGAGCACATCCTGGAAGCTTTAAAAGAAGCGGAGGGCCGCGCGGATGTAATCCTGATCACGGGTGGACTCGGACCTACACCTGACGACCTGACCAAAGATGTACTGGCCGAGTATTTTCAAACCCATCTGGTGCGCAATGATGAAGCATACCGCCAACTCGAAGGGTTTTTCAAAAGCCGCAACAGGGAAATGTCTGCACTGAATGCAAGGCAGGCCGATCTTCCTGCCAACTGTACCATGCTCCCGAATCCCAACGGTACGGCACCGGGTATGCAGTTCGAAGAAAGGGGCAAGGTATTCGTGTCCATGCCGGGTGTGCCATTTGAGATGAAAGCCATGATGGATGATCATGTCTTACCGTGGCTGAAAAACAAATATGTACTTCCGTTTATCCTTCACAGAACCATCCTCACACAGGGCATTGCAGAGTCTACCCTGTATGAGATGATCGCTTCTTGGGAAGAGGCCCTACCGGATTCCGTTCGGCTGGCTTACCTGCCTTCCGCAGGCATGGTGCGGTTGAGGCTTACCGCCACGGGCGAAGAAAAAACCTGCAAGGAACTTATAGCAAAGGAGGAGGAAAAGCTTCGCAAACTGATCCCCCAATATATTTACGGTGCGGATGACGAAACCCTGGAAAGTGTGATCGGACGTTTGTTGCTGGAACGCAATGCCACCATGGCCATTGCCGAAAGTTGTACGGGCGGATACATCGCACATCGCATCACGTCCATACCGGGTAGCTCGGCATATTTCCTGGGTGGTGTGGTTTCGTACGCCAATGAAGTGAAAACCTCCTTGCTGGGTGTGGATGCAGGTTCATTGCGCACGCATGGAGCGGTAAGTGAAGATGTGGTTTTGCAAATGGCTGCCGGTGCCAGAAAGGCGACCGGTGCAAACTATGCGGTAGCCACCAGTGGTGTTGCAGGTCCTGACGGTGGCACTGAAGAAAAGCCAGTGGGCCTGGTGTGGATCGCAGTGGCAGGGCCGACATTTACCGAGGCAAAACAGTTCCGGTTTGTCAAAGACCGCATGCGAAATATCGAACTGGCCACACAAACCGCATTGGGTTGGTTGAGGCGTAAGCTGGAAGAATCCCCTCATTGA
- a CDS encoding DUF4197 domain-containing protein, with protein sequence MMKKSHIMAALFCGLALQACSQKLLKDLEKTAGGDLGDILKTEKPLTEDEVARGLREALEVGTNNSSGKASAIDGFNKNPLIHIPFPPEAEKMEEKLRAIGMGKQVDEFTLTLNRAAEEAAKKSAPIFIDAIKKMTITDAMGILKGSNNQATSYLQEKTTSQLHDTFKPVVHDATESVNLTKYWSPLIQAYNKIPMVEKMNPDLDEYVTQQAMDGLFKLIAQEEEKIRTNPAAQVTDLLKRVFGKKS encoded by the coding sequence ATCATGAAGAAATCCCATATCATGGCTGCCCTGTTCTGCGGCCTCGCCCTGCAAGCCTGTTCTCAGAAGCTTTTGAAAGACCTGGAGAAAACAGCAGGCGGCGATCTCGGCGACATCCTTAAAACTGAAAAGCCGCTCACCGAAGATGAAGTGGCCCGCGGACTCCGTGAGGCACTGGAGGTAGGCACAAACAACTCATCCGGCAAAGCATCCGCCATAGACGGGTTCAACAAGAACCCCCTGATACATATTCCGTTTCCTCCGGAAGCAGAAAAGATGGAAGAAAAGTTACGGGCAATCGGTATGGGCAAACAGGTGGATGAATTCACCCTCACGCTGAACCGGGCCGCAGAAGAAGCGGCCAAGAAATCGGCACCCATCTTCATTGATGCGATCAAGAAAATGACCATCACCGACGCCATGGGCATCCTGAAAGGCTCGAACAACCAGGCAACCTCATATTTACAGGAAAAGACCACCTCACAATTGCATGACACCTTTAAGCCGGTGGTACATGACGCAACGGAAAGCGTGAACCTGACCAAATACTGGTCTCCGCTGATACAAGCCTACAACAAGATCCCCATGGTGGAGAAGATGAACCCCGACCTGGATGAATATGTGACCCAGCAGGCAATGGACGGCCTCTTCAAGCTGATTGCGCAAGAGGAGGAAAAGATCCGTACCAATCCTGCCGCCCAGGTAACGGATCTCCTGAAAAGGGTCTTCGGAAAAAAATCATAA
- a CDS encoding OmpA family protein — translation MKVMRVLVAWGSMILIGCVSLKAQEILPNGSFEDFSQGRPDAWRQPEPPFFHYTFGTKESPAEDGQFYNGLCVRNSMLNENLQVPLNHPLAKDSLYCFAMQWRVNPLQKNGLSNLKHMSLFFSEDSIYVKGTRLLSLPPQVDLSTAALNTEWSSVEGNYCARGGEAYMLLGAFAVPREITKTYQPEDFTNVDAYLAERFSQLDAQQEKEKEAFHHERDSLVAVVRNSMSEDPSSKKKNKKKKDNVDVRTLIGELNMKEQMLPQRFADQRKQVMQHLVDSLAGRLVGSDGNPGYDVRVEFDHLSLIPCADQGEIPVAIATPETFPAPEDGAIELRDVLFETAQATLVPTSVHSIDSLVHVLEQQPDWHVRLLGHTDIAGDERSNYDLSNRRAQAVADYMVTSGIAKDRISWVGYGSSRPKYPNDSSEHMRRNRRVEFILEK, via the coding sequence ATGAAAGTGATGCGTGTATTGGTGGCATGGGGTTCAATGATCCTCATAGGTTGTGTTTCCCTGAAGGCCCAGGAGATATTGCCCAACGGAAGTTTTGAGGATTTCTCCCAGGGGAGGCCTGATGCCTGGCGTCAACCTGAACCACCCTTCTTTCACTACACATTCGGAACCAAGGAAAGTCCGGCTGAAGACGGCCAGTTTTATAATGGCCTCTGCGTTCGCAACTCCATGCTGAACGAAAACCTCCAGGTTCCCCTCAACCACCCCCTGGCCAAAGATTCACTTTACTGCTTCGCCATGCAGTGGCGTGTGAACCCGCTTCAGAAGAACGGATTGTCCAACCTGAAACATATGTCCCTTTTCTTTTCCGAGGATTCGATCTACGTAAAAGGAACCCGGCTGCTAAGTTTGCCTCCACAGGTTGATCTATCCACCGCGGCCCTCAATACCGAGTGGTCTTCTGTGGAGGGTAATTACTGTGCACGAGGAGGAGAGGCATATATGCTGCTGGGGGCCTTTGCGGTGCCCAGAGAAATCACAAAGACCTATCAGCCGGAAGATTTCACCAATGTAGATGCCTACCTGGCAGAACGCTTCAGTCAACTTGATGCACAACAGGAGAAGGAAAAGGAAGCATTTCACCACGAACGGGACAGCCTGGTGGCTGTTGTTCGGAATTCAATGTCCGAAGACCCATCTTCCAAAAAGAAAAACAAAAAGAAAAAAGACAATGTGGATGTCCGTACCCTCATCGGTGAACTGAACATGAAAGAGCAAATGCTGCCCCAGCGATTTGCCGACCAACGCAAGCAGGTCATGCAACACCTGGTCGATTCGCTGGCCGGACGACTGGTTGGATCGGATGGTAACCCCGGGTATGATGTGCGGGTGGAATTCGATCACCTGTCGCTCATACCCTGTGCCGATCAGGGAGAAATACCGGTTGCCATAGCAACCCCGGAAACATTCCCAGCACCTGAGGACGGTGCCATTGAACTGCGTGATGTGCTTTTCGAAACGGCCCAGGCCACACTGGTTCCTACATCGGTGCATAGCATAGACAGCCTGGTGCATGTACTGGAACAACAGCCGGATTGGCATGTGAGGCTGCTGGGGCATACGGACATCGCAGGTGACGAACGCAGCAACTACGATCTGTCCAATCGCCGCGCGCAGGCTGTGGCCGACTACATGGTAACATCCGGCATTGCAAAGGATCGCATCAGCTGGGTGGGCTATGGCAGCAGCCGACCCAAGTATCCGAACGACAGCAGCGAACACATGCGCCGCAACCGTAGGGTGGAGTTCATCCTGGAGAAATGA
- a CDS encoding LytTR family transcriptional regulator — MHPIFINTGKNFQRIDLSEVLWVEALKDYILLYTKEKRYIINRTMKEIERKLSPYGFCRVHRSYIVNLNHIKSIQASTLQIGEKEVPIGKLFRETLLDKVQKL, encoded by the coding sequence TTGCACCCAATCTTCATAAACACCGGAAAAAATTTTCAGCGTATTGACCTGTCGGAAGTATTGTGGGTGGAGGCATTGAAGGACTATATACTGTTATACACCAAAGAGAAAAGGTACATTATCAACCGTACCATGAAAGAGATCGAGCGAAAACTGTCTCCTTACGGATTTTGTCGTGTACACCGATCTTACATTGTGAACCTCAACCACATCAAATCCATCCAGGCGAGTACCCTGCAGATCGGTGAGAAGGAAGTACCCATAGGAAAACTTTTCCGGGAAACCTTGTTAGACAAAGTTCAAAAACTTTAA
- the rplT gene encoding 50S ribosomal protein L20, whose translation MPRSVNSVAAKARRKKILKQAKGYFGRRKNVHTVAKNAVEKGLKYSYIHRRAKKRDFRALWIQRINAGARLHGLSYSVLIDKLNKNNVEINRKMLAEMAMNEPEAFKSLVEGLK comes from the coding sequence ATGCCAAGATCAGTCAATTCCGTAGCGGCGAAAGCCAGAAGGAAAAAGATCCTGAAACAAGCCAAAGGCTATTTCGGAAGAAGAAAGAATGTTCATACCGTTGCGAAGAATGCGGTTGAAAAGGGATTGAAGTATTCCTACATCCACAGACGTGCCAAGAAACGCGATTTCCGTGCCCTGTGGATCCAACGTATCAATGCCGGTGCCCGCCTGCACGGATTGTCTTACTCCGTTCTGATTGATAAACTCAACAAGAACAATGTGGAGATCAACCGGAAAATGCTGGCTGAAATGGCCATGAACGAACCGGAAGCATTCAAGTCACTTGTTGAAGGACTGAAGTAA
- the rpmI gene encoding 50S ribosomal protein L35: MPKMKTNSSAKKRFSFTGTGKIKRKHAFKSHILTKKATKRKRNLTQTTLVHPADMGNVKRMLAVGK, translated from the coding sequence ATGCCTAAGATGAAAACAAATTCCAGTGCCAAGAAAAGGTTCTCCTTTACCGGCACGGGTAAGATCAAAAGAAAGCATGCTTTCAAGAGTCACATCCTGACCAAGAAAGCCACCAAAAGAAAAAGAAACCTGACCCAGACCACATTGGTTCATCCAGCGGATATGGGGAACGTGAAAAGAATGCTTGCCGTCGGTAAGTAA
- a CDS encoding translation initiation factor IF-3 codes for MNDEIRAPKVRLVGDDVEPGIYPIQEALKIADEAGLDLVEIAAKADPPVCKVIDYQKFAYDQKKKKKELKAKASKIVVKEIRFGPNTDEHDFNFKTKHALKFLQEGAKIKAFVLFRGRAIVYKDRGQILLLKLAQELEDVGKVEQMPKLEGNRMIMFIAPKK; via the coding sequence ATAAATGACGAGATCAGGGCCCCCAAGGTAAGGCTCGTCGGCGATGATGTGGAACCTGGAATATATCCCATCCAAGAAGCCCTGAAAATTGCTGATGAAGCAGGTTTGGATCTGGTTGAGATCGCTGCCAAAGCGGATCCCCCGGTTTGTAAGGTGATCGACTACCAGAAATTCGCATACGATCAGAAGAAGAAGAAGAAGGAACTGAAGGCGAAGGCTTCCAAGATCGTGGTGAAGGAAATCAGGTTCGGTCCGAATACGGATGAGCATGATTTCAACTTTAAAACTAAACATGCATTGAAATTCCTGCAGGAAGGCGCCAAGATCAAAGCCTTTGTGCTGTTCCGGGGAAGAGCGATTGTTTATAAGGACAGAGGTCAGATCCTCTTGCTGAAACTGGCCCAGGAACTGGAAGATGTTGGAAAAGTGGAGCAGATGCCGAAGCTGGAGGGAAACAGAATGATCATGTTCATTGCGCCTAAGAAATAA
- the thrS gene encoding threonine--tRNA ligase encodes MSQTIQITLPDGSVRSVPAGTTALDVAKSISEGLARNVLAAKVNDEVWDATRPIYKDATLRLLTWDDKEGKSTMWHSSAHLLAEAVEALYPGAKFGIGPPIEHGFYYDIDLGDRVLSTEEFEKIESKMKELSKQKNTYVRQEIGKKDAIDYFTNKGDEYKLELLQDLEDGKITFYTQGNFTDLCRGPHIPDTGFIKAIKVLSVAGAYWRGDEKRKQLTRLYAITFPKQKELDEYLEMLEEAKKRDHRKLGKELEIFTFDDDVGPGLPLWLPKGAEMIEQLEALAKRTERRAGYVRVRTPHLAKESMYLTSGHLPYYEDSMFPAMEFEGGKYYLKAMNCPHHHKVYASQSRSYRDLPLRVAEYGTCYRYEKSGELFGLMRVRSLQMNDAHIYCTKEQFADEFKAVNEMYAKYFRIFGIDKYLMRFSTHAPERLGKKYVDMPELWKETEDMVRNVLEESGVPYVEVADEAAFYGPKIDVQVWSAIGKEFTLATNQVDFAQPQSFNLTYTNADNEHERPIVIHRAPLGTHERFIGFLIEHYAGNFPLWLAPDQAAILPLSDKFADYAQKLLQLLKNSDIRAFLDHRSEKIGRKIRDTEMKKVPYMLIVGEKEALENTVSVRKHGGGDQGTMTIEAFVKMVKEEVAASLEETSLQVNEV; translated from the coding sequence ATGTCACAAACCATTCAGATCACCCTGCCGGACGGATCGGTCCGGTCGGTGCCTGCGGGAACCACGGCGCTTGATGTTGCGAAGTCGATCAGTGAAGGACTTGCCCGCAATGTACTGGCAGCGAAAGTCAATGATGAAGTGTGGGATGCCACCCGACCTATATATAAGGACGCCACCCTCCGGCTGCTGACATGGGATGACAAGGAAGGGAAGTCTACCATGTGGCACTCATCCGCACACTTGCTGGCGGAAGCGGTTGAAGCGCTGTACCCCGGTGCCAAATTCGGAATAGGGCCACCCATCGAGCATGGTTTTTATTACGATATTGACCTGGGTGACCGGGTGCTTTCAACGGAAGAGTTCGAGAAAATCGAGTCGAAGATGAAAGAGTTGTCGAAGCAGAAGAACACCTACGTTCGCCAGGAAATCGGCAAGAAGGATGCCATCGACTACTTTACAAACAAAGGAGACGAGTACAAGCTGGAACTGTTGCAGGACCTGGAAGACGGGAAGATCACCTTTTATACACAAGGTAACTTCACTGACCTGTGCCGCGGGCCGCACATTCCGGATACCGGCTTTATCAAGGCCATCAAAGTACTGAGTGTGGCGGGTGCTTATTGGCGGGGAGACGAGAAGCGGAAACAGTTGACCCGTTTGTATGCCATTACCTTCCCCAAACAAAAAGAGCTCGACGAGTACCTTGAGATGCTGGAGGAAGCGAAGAAACGCGACCACCGGAAGCTGGGAAAAGAACTTGAGATATTCACTTTTGATGATGATGTGGGTCCGGGCCTGCCGTTGTGGTTGCCGAAAGGTGCCGAGATGATCGAGCAATTGGAAGCTTTGGCAAAAAGAACCGAACGGCGTGCGGGTTATGTGCGGGTGCGCACACCGCATCTGGCCAAGGAGTCGATGTACCTCACCAGCGGTCACCTTCCTTATTATGAAGATTCGATGTTCCCTGCGATGGAGTTCGAAGGCGGGAAGTATTACCTGAAGGCCATGAACTGTCCGCATCACCACAAAGTATATGCTTCCCAATCACGCAGCTACCGCGATTTGCCTTTGCGTGTGGCTGAATACGGTACCTGTTACAGGTATGAAAAGTCGGGAGAGCTATTCGGACTGATGCGTGTGCGGTCATTGCAGATGAACGACGCCCATATCTATTGCACCAAAGAGCAATTCGCGGATGAATTCAAAGCCGTGAATGAAATGTACGCGAAATACTTCCGCATCTTCGGAATTGATAAATACCTGATGCGTTTCTCAACCCATGCACCCGAGAGGTTGGGCAAGAAGTATGTGGACATGCCCGAATTGTGGAAGGAAACGGAAGACATGGTGCGCAATGTGCTGGAAGAATCCGGGGTTCCTTATGTGGAAGTGGCGGACGAAGCCGCTTTCTACGGACCCAAGATTGACGTGCAGGTGTGGAGCGCCATCGGCAAGGAATTCACACTGGCCACCAACCAGGTGGATTTCGCGCAGCCGCAGAGTTTCAACCTCACCTATACCAACGCGGATAACGAGCATGAACGCCCCATCGTAATTCACCGGGCACCGCTCGGTACCCACGAACGCTTCATCGGTTTCCTGATTGAGCACTACGCGGGCAACTTCCCACTGTGGCTGGCACCTGATCAGGCGGCCATTTTACCCCTCAGCGATAAGTTTGCCGATTACGCGCAAAAACTTTTACAATTGTTAAAAAATTCCGATATTCGCGCCTTTCTTGACCACCGCAGTGAAAAAATAGGTCGCAAAATCCGTGATACGGAGATGAAAAAAGTGCCCTATATGCTGATTGTGGGAGAGAAGGAAGCCCTTGAAAACACAGTATCCGTGCGTAAACACGGAGGAGGTGATCAGGGAACCATGACCATAGAGGCATTTGTTAAAATGGTCAAAGAGGAAGTCGCCGCCAGTTTGGAGGAGACTTCTTTACAAGTAAATGAAGTTTAA
- the gldF gene encoding gliding motility-associated ABC transporter permease subunit GldF — MFVLLKKEIHSFLYSLIGYIVIIVFLVVNGLFLWLLPQDTNIFNAQFATLAPMFGIAPWVFLFLIPAITMRSFSDEKKIGTIELLMTRPLTDLQIILAKYLAGLLLVLFSLIPTLLYIVSVYVLADPPGNLDFGGLWGSYLGLLFLGSSFVAIGIFTSSITENQIVAFILSVFLCFFCYYGFESVSTMQWLGAADRVVQLLGIDAHYNSMSRGVIDTRDVLYFGGFSAIFVVLTKIVLESRKW, encoded by the coding sequence ATGTTCGTCCTGCTGAAAAAAGAAATCCACAGTTTCCTGTACTCCCTGATCGGGTACATCGTGATCATCGTTTTCCTCGTGGTCAACGGGCTTTTCCTGTGGTTGCTTCCCCAGGACACGAACATCTTCAATGCCCAGTTCGCTACCCTGGCTCCCATGTTCGGCATCGCCCCCTGGGTATTCCTCTTTCTCATTCCGGCCATCACCATGCGTTCCTTTTCCGATGAAAAAAAGATCGGAACCATTGAGTTGCTGATGACCCGACCGCTCACTGACCTGCAGATCATCCTCGCCAAGTACCTCGCCGGGCTCCTGCTGGTGTTATTCAGCCTCATCCCCACCCTGTTATATATTGTCAGCGTATACGTGCTTGCCGATCCTCCGGGCAACCTGGACTTCGGCGGTCTGTGGGGATCCTATCTCGGGCTCCTGTTCCTCGGCAGTTCGTTTGTGGCCATCGGTATCTTCACTTCCAGCATCACGGAAAATCAGATCGTGGCGTTTATCCTGTCGGTGTTCCTGTGCTTTTTCTGTTACTACGGTTTTGAATCGGTGAGCACCATGCAATGGCTGGGAGCGGCAGACCGGGTGGTGCAGTTGCTGGGAATCGATGCCCATTACAATTCCATGAGCCGGGGTGTGATTGATACGAGGGATGTGTTGTACTTCGGTGGTTTCAGTGCCATCTTCGTGGTGCTGACCAAAATTGTTCTTGAAAGCAGGAAGTGGTAG